Proteins from a single region of Novosphingobium sp. CECT 9465:
- a CDS encoding phage portal protein translates to MSFFQSLAAAFKGEAVTPRAPLGRSFVSPWIAASDWQGEPCRGPINYPVAIRDAYLKNPVAQRAVRLVAEGIGGAPVVASDPTLLTLVSETSAGQPLLETLAAHLMLHGNGYVQVLRDVDGNPVELFALRPERVTVLPDAGGWPAAFAYKVGEKAMRIEAVDDFGRPNLIHVKHFHPVDDHYGAGCLEAAEEAVATHNAAARWNRSLLENAARPSGALVYDPGDPGAALSPDQFERIKAELTAAYAGQVNAGRPMLLEGGLKWQSLSLTPADMDFATLKAAAARDIALAFGVPPMLLGIPGDNTYANYREANRALWRLTLLPVAGKILSALAEGLAPWFREARLGVDMDRVPALAEDRERLWSQVSAAEFLSPEEKRAMLGIGA, encoded by the coding sequence ATGTCGTTCTTTCAATCGCTTGCCGCCGCCTTCAAGGGCGAGGCGGTGACCCCGCGTGCGCCTTTGGGGCGGAGTTTCGTATCGCCCTGGATCGCAGCGTCTGACTGGCAGGGCGAGCCTTGCCGCGGTCCGATCAATTATCCGGTGGCGATCCGCGATGCCTATCTGAAGAACCCGGTGGCCCAACGCGCGGTGCGGCTGGTGGCGGAGGGCATCGGTGGTGCGCCGGTGGTGGCTTCGGACCCGACCTTGCTGACGCTGGTAAGCGAGACGAGCGCGGGACAGCCGCTGCTGGAGACGCTGGCAGCGCACCTGATGCTGCATGGCAATGGATATGTGCAGGTATTGCGCGATGTGGACGGCAATCCGGTGGAGCTGTTTGCGCTGCGGCCCGAACGGGTGACAGTTCTGCCGGATGCCGGAGGATGGCCCGCCGCCTTCGCTTACAAAGTGGGCGAGAAAGCGATGCGGATCGAGGCGGTGGATGATTTCGGCCGACCCAACCTGATCCATGTGAAGCACTTCCATCCGGTTGACGATCATTATGGCGCAGGTTGCCTTGAGGCGGCCGAAGAAGCGGTGGCGACGCATAATGCGGCGGCGCGGTGGAACCGTTCGTTGCTGGAGAATGCGGCGCGGCCATCGGGGGCGCTGGTTTATGATCCGGGTGATCCGGGGGCAGCGCTATCGCCCGACCAGTTTGAGCGGATCAAGGCGGAATTGACCGCTGCCTATGCCGGACAGGTCAACGCCGGGCGACCGATGTTGCTGGAAGGCGGGCTGAAATGGCAAAGCCTTTCGCTGACGCCTGCCGACATGGATTTTGCCACGCTGAAGGCGGCGGCGGCGCGTGACATCGCGTTGGCGTTCGGCGTTCCGCCGATGTTGCTGGGGATTCCCGGCGACAACACTTACGCCAATTATCGCGAAGCCAACCGGGCGCTGTGGCGGCTGACGCTGCTGCCGGTGGCGGGCAAGATCCTTTCGGCGCTGGCCGAGGGACTGGCTCCGTGGTTCCGCGAGGCGCGGCTGGGCGTGGATATGGACCGGGTGCCGGCGCTGGCCGAGGACCGCGAACGGTTGTGGAGCCAGGTTTCGGCGGCGGAGTTTCTTTCGCCAGAGGAAAAGCGCGCCATGCTGGGAATCGGCGCATGA
- a CDS encoding DNA-packaging protein, producing the protein MDDGEPLDWMFNASREEIDTFFARLSDNECREWRWNWNIWSRKSQRAPQGDWRIWLVMAGRGFGKTRLGAEWVRERAEADPEARIALVAASLHEARAVMVEGESGLLSIGAPWRRPTYESSVRRLVWPNGAQAFLYSAGEPDSLRGPQHTHAWCDEIAKWDNGSSRATSTWDNLLMGMRLGGDPRLVATTTPRPVPLVARIMAEGDRGGVVLTRGSTFDNAQNLPARFIAAMKRTFGRSLLGRQELHGEMIEDLAGALWSRALIEQGREAVAPAMKRVVVAVDPPASAHGDACGIVVCGMGDDRIARVLADCSVEQASPERWARAVADAARAWSADRVVAEANQGGAMVEAVLRAAEASLPLRLVHASRGKTARAEPVAALYEAGRVRHAGMFPRLEDELCGLMPGGDYQGPGRSPDRADACVWGLTELMLGRAGEPRIWFD; encoded by the coding sequence ATGGATGACGGCGAACCGCTGGACTGGATGTTCAACGCGAGCCGCGAGGAAATCGACACGTTCTTCGCCAGGCTATCCGACAACGAATGCCGCGAATGGCGGTGGAACTGGAATATCTGGAGCCGCAAGAGCCAGCGCGCGCCGCAAGGTGACTGGCGGATCTGGCTCGTCATGGCCGGACGCGGGTTTGGCAAGACCCGGCTTGGTGCAGAATGGGTGAGAGAGCGGGCCGAGGCCGATCCCGAAGCGCGGATCGCGCTGGTGGCGGCATCGCTGCACGAAGCGCGGGCGGTGATGGTGGAAGGCGAAAGCGGGCTGCTTTCGATCGGAGCGCCGTGGCGACGGCCGACGTATGAATCGTCGGTGCGCAGGCTGGTGTGGCCGAACGGAGCGCAGGCGTTTCTGTATTCGGCAGGAGAGCCTGACAGTTTGCGCGGGCCGCAACACACCCATGCCTGGTGTGACGAGATCGCCAAGTGGGACAACGGATCGAGCAGGGCCACATCGACATGGGACAACCTGCTGATGGGCATGCGTCTTGGTGGCGATCCCCGGCTGGTGGCAACGACGACACCGAGGCCGGTGCCGCTGGTGGCACGGATCATGGCCGAAGGAGACCGGGGCGGGGTGGTGCTGACACGGGGAAGCACGTTCGACAACGCGCAGAACCTGCCCGCGCGATTTATCGCGGCGATGAAGCGGACATTCGGGCGGTCGCTGCTGGGGCGGCAGGAATTGCATGGTGAAATGATCGAGGATCTGGCCGGTGCGCTGTGGAGCCGTGCGCTGATCGAGCAGGGCCGCGAAGCTGTGGCACCGGCGATGAAACGTGTGGTGGTGGCGGTCGACCCGCCTGCCAGCGCGCACGGCGATGCCTGCGGAATCGTGGTGTGCGGAATGGGAGACGACAGGATCGCGCGGGTGCTGGCCGATTGTTCGGTTGAACAGGCCAGCCCCGAACGATGGGCCCGCGCCGTTGCGGATGCTGCCCGCGCCTGGTCTGCGGACCGGGTGGTGGCCGAGGCGAACCAGGGTGGGGCGATGGTGGAGGCGGTGCTGCGCGCTGCCGAGGCATCGCTGCCCTTGCGCCTTGTCCATGCGAGCCGCGGCAAGACGGCGCGGGCCGAGCCGGTGGCGGCGCTTTATGAAGCGGGGCGCGTTCGCCATGCGGGCATGTTCCCCCGGTTGGAGGACGAACTGTGCGGATTGATGCCGGGTGGCGATTATCAGGGACCGGGGCGATCGCCCGACCGTGCCGATGCCTGTGTGTGGGGACTGACCGAGCTGATGCTGGGCAGGGCGGGGGAGCCGCGCATCTGGTTTGATTGA
- a CDS encoding YqaA family protein, with translation MLRRLYDWTMAKAAHPHAEWWLALFAFMEASFFPIPPHPLLGLMCLAEPRRAIRFAAIATIASVLGGLLGYAIGYGLYDTVGTQLLAALGLTESFPKAACYLRDYGVEIIMIKGATPIPFKLLTITAGFIAMPLVPFILASIVSRSISFMIVGILFRLFGAPIKRFIDKYLGLVTIGFVVLVVGGFIAATMLGGGGTAETKAKCEQAAPLIPA, from the coding sequence ATGCTCCGCCGCCTCTATGATTGGACCATGGCCAAGGCCGCGCACCCTCATGCTGAATGGTGGTTGGCGCTGTTCGCGTTCATGGAGGCAAGCTTCTTCCCCATCCCGCCACATCCGCTGCTGGGTCTGATGTGCCTTGCAGAACCCAGGCGCGCGATCCGCTTTGCCGCGATCGCCACGATCGCCTCGGTTCTCGGCGGACTGCTCGGCTATGCCATCGGTTACGGTCTGTACGATACGGTCGGCACGCAACTGCTCGCCGCTCTCGGTCTCACCGAAAGTTTCCCTAAAGCTGCCTGCTACTTGCGCGATTACGGGGTCGAGATCATCATGATCAAGGGCGCCACGCCCATCCCGTTCAAACTGCTCACGATCACCGCCGGCTTCATCGCCATGCCGCTGGTGCCGTTCATCCTTGCCAGCATTGTGTCTCGCTCGATCAGCTTCATGATCGTGGGCATACTGTTCCGCCTGTTCGGCGCCCCGATCAAGCGCTTCATCGACAAGTACCTCGGCCTCGTCACCATCGGCTTCGTCGTACTGGTCGTTGGCGGCTTCATCGCTGCCACCATGCTGGGCGGTGGCGGGACGGCTGAAACCAAGGCCAAATGCGAACAGGCAGCCCCGCTTATCCCGGCCTGA